The Lycium barbarum isolate Lr01 chromosome 10, ASM1917538v2, whole genome shotgun sequence genome includes a region encoding these proteins:
- the LOC132616067 gene encoding ras-related protein RABE1c-like: MAAPPARARADYDYLIKLLLIGDSGVGKSCLLLRFSDGSFTTSFITTIGIDFKIRTIELDGKRIKLQIWDTAGQERFRTITTAYYRGAMGILLVYDVTDESSFNNIRNWIRNIEQHASDNVNKILVGNKADMDESKRAVPTSKGQALADEYGIKFFETSAKTNLNVEEVFFSIGRDIKQRLSESDSKTEPQTIRINQSDQAGTSGQGAQKSSCCGS, encoded by the exons ATGGCAGCTCCACCAGCTAGGGCTCGAGCAGATTATGATTATCTCATCAAACTCCTCCTTATTGGTGATAGCG GTGTGGGAAAGAGTTGTTTGCTTCTGAGATTCTCAGATGGTTCCTTCACAACAAGTTTCATCACAACTATTGG GATTGACTTTAAGATAAGAACAATTGAACTTGATGGCAAGCGGATTAAGTTACAAATTTGGGATACAGCTGGTCAGGAGCGTTTCCGCACAATCACAACAG CGTATTATCGAGGAGCCATGGGTATTCTTCTGGTGTACGATGTCACGGATGAGTCATCCTTCAATA ACATCAGGAACTGGATTCGCAACATAGAGCAACATGCTTCTGACAACGTCAACAAGATTTTGGTTGGGAACAAGGCTGATATGGATGAAAGCAAAAGG GCTGTGCCAACTTCCAAAGGTCAAGCTCTTGCTGATGAATATGGCATTAAGTTCTTTGAAACA AGTGCAAAGACAAACCTGAATGTGGAAGAAGTTTTCTTTTCAATTGGTAGGGATATCAAGCAAAGGCTTTCGGAATCTGATTCCAAGACTGAG CCTCAGACAATCAGGATCAACCAATCCGATCAGGCAGGAACTTCCGGCCAAGGTGCCCAAAAGTCATCTTGTTGTGGTTCGTGA
- the LOC132615740 gene encoding uncharacterized protein LOC132615740 isoform X2, with the protein MAWFRAGSSVAKLAIRRAVSQSGSYVPRTRILPSQSRYFHTTVYRPKAQTAPVPRPVPLSKLTDSFLDGTSSVYLEELQRTWEQDPNSVDESWDNFFRNFAGLAATSPGISGQTIQESMNLLLLVRAYQVNGHMKAKLDPLGLEEREIPDVLDPASYGFTEADLDREFFLGVWRMAGFLSENRPVQTLSAILTRLEQAYCGSIGFEYMHISDRDKCNWLRERIETPTPREYNRERREVILDRLMWSTQFENFLATKWVAAKRFGLEGCETLIPGMKEMFDRSADMGVESIVIGMPHRGRLNVLGNVVRKPLRQIFSEFSGGTKPVDGAGYVGTGDVKYHLGTSYDRPTRGGKRIHLSLVANPSHLEAVDPVVVGKTRAKQYYSNDVDRTKNMGVLLHGDGSFAGQGVVYETLHLSALPNYTTGGTIHIVVNNQVAFTTDPKAGRSSQYCTDVAKALSAPIFHVNGDDVEGVVHACELAAEWRQTFHSDVVVDIVCYRRFGHNEIDEPSFTQPKMYQVIRSHPSALEIYQNKLLQYGQVTKDDVEKIQDKINTILNEEFVASKDYVPQKRDWLSAFWSGFKSPAQLSRVRNTGVKPEILKDVGKAITTLPEDFKPHRAVKRIFDDRKKMIETGEGVDWAVGEALAFATLLVEGNHVRLSGQDVERGTFSHRHSVIHDQETGARYCPLDHVMMNQNEEMFTVSNSSLSEFGVLGFELGYSMENPNSLVLWEAQFGDFANGAQVIFDQFLSSGEAKWLRQSGLVVLLPHGYDGQGPEHSSARLERFLQMSDDNPFVIPDMEPTLRKQIQECNWQVVNVTTPANYFHVLRRQIHRDFRKPLIVMSPKNLLRHKDCKSNLSEFDDVQGHPGFDKQGTRFKRLIKDQNDHSDLEEGIRRLVLCSGKVYYELDEERKKVEGKDVAICRVEQLCPFPYDLVQRELKRYSNAEIVWCQEEPMNMGAYSYIAPRLSTAMKALGRGTIDDIKYVGRAPSAATATGFYQVHVKEQTGLVQKALQQDPINSPF; encoded by the exons ATGGCATGGTTTAGAGCTGGATCTAGTGTGGCAAAGCTTGCCATTAGAAGGGCTGTGTCTCAGAGTGGTTCTTACGTGCCAAGAACTCGCATTCTTCCATCACAAAGTAGATATTTTCATACCACAGTTTACCGGCCAAAGGCGCAAACTGCACCAGTCCCAAGGCCTGTACCACTTTCTAAATTGACTGATAGCTTCTTAGATGGTACTAGCAGTGTCTACCTTGAAGAGCTTCAGCGGACTTGGGAGCAAGATCCTAATAGTGTAGATGAATCATGGGACAACTTTTTCAGGAATTTTGCTGGCCTAGCTGCCACATCGCCTGGGATTTCTGGCCAAACAATTCAAGAAAGCATGAATCTTCTGTTGCTTGTGAGAGCTTATCAGGTTAATGGTCATATGAAAGCCAAATTGGACCCATTGGGTTTGGAGGAGAGGGAAATCCCAGATGTTTTGGATCCAGCATCATATGGGTTCACTGAAGCTGATCTGGACCGAGAGTTCTTCCTTGGTGTTTGGAGGATGGCTGGTTTCTTGTCTGAGAATCGCCCAGTGCAAACCTTGAGCGCGATATTGACAAGGCTTGAGCAGGCTTATTGTGGCAGCATTGGTTTTGAGTACATGCACATTTCTGATCGTGATAAATGTAATTGGTTGAGAGAACGAATTGAGACTCCTACACCGAGGGAATACAACCGCGAACGACGTGAAGTTATTCTTGACCGGTTGATGTGGAGTACTCAGTTTGAAAACTTTTTGGCCACCAAGTGGGTGGCAGCCAAGAGATTTGGACTTGAAGGTTGTGAGACCTTGATTCCTGGCATGAAGGAGATGTTTGACAGATCAGCAGATATGGGAGTTGAGAGCATAGTAATTGGGATGCCGCATAGAGGTAGATTAAATGTTTTAGGCAATGTTGTCCGAAAGCCACTAAGGCAAATTTTCAGTGAGTTCAGCGGTGGTACAAAACCTGTGGACGGAGCTGGTTATGTGGGAACTGGTGATGTCAAGTATCACTTGGGAACTTCTTATGATCGACCTACTAGGGGTGGTAAGAGAATTCATCTATCATTGGTTGCAAATCCAAGCCACTTGGAAGCTGTGGACCCAGTCGTTGTTGGAAAAACTAGAGCAAAGCAATATTATTCTAATGATGTGGATAGAACAAAGAACATGGGTGTTTTGCTCCATGGTGATGGTAGCTTTGCTGGACAAGGTGTTGTTTATGAGACATTGCATTTAAGTGCTCTTCCAAATTACACAACTGGTGGGACCATTCACATTGTAGTGAATAATCAAGTGGCCTTTACTACTGATCCAAAGGCTGGAAGATCTTCTCAATACTGCACTGATGTTGCTAAGGCTTTGAGTGCTCCAATTTTCCATGTCAATGGCGATGATGTCGAGGGTGTTGTTCATGCCTGTGAACTTGCTGCAGAATGGCGCCAGACGTTCCACTCAGATGTTGTGGTTGATATTGTCTGTTATCGTCGATTTGGTCACAATGAGATTGATGAACCATCCTTCACCCAGCCCAAGATGTATCAG GTCATCAGAAGTCATCCTTCTGCATTGGAGATCTATCAAAACAAACTCCTACAATATGGTCAGGTGACAAAAGATGACGTGGAAAAGATACAGGATAAGATCAATACGATCCTTAATGAGGAGTTCGTTGCTAGTAAAGACTATGTCCCTCAAAAAAGAGATTGGCTTTCAGCTTTTTGGTCTGGATTTAAGTCACCTGCACAGCTTTCACGTGTCCGAAACACTGG TGTCAAGCCTGAGATCTTGAAGGATGTTGGGAAAGCAATCACAACCCTTCCAGAGGATTTTAAGCCTCACAGAGCAGTAAAAAGGATTTTTGATGACCGTAAAAAAATGATTGAGACAGGGGAGGGCGTTGACTGGGCAGTGGGAGAGGCTCTTGCTTTTGCAACATTGCTTGTGGAAGGAAATCATGTTAGGTTGAGTGGTCAGGATGTTGAGAGGGGTACTTTCAGTCACAGACATTCTGTTATTCATGATCAGGAGACCGGGGCAAGGTACTGTCCTCTTGATCATGTTATGATGAACCAAAATGAAGAGATGTTCACAGTGAGCAACAG TTCTCTTTCAGAGTTCGGTGTTCTGGGATTTGAACTGGGTTATTCTATGGAAAATCCAAATTCTTTGGTTCTTTGGGAAGCCCAATTTGGTGATTTTGCCAACGGGGCTCAAGTAATATTTGACCAGTTCTTGAGCAGTGGAGAGGCCAAGTGGTTGCGCCAGAGTGGGTTGGTTGTGCTCCTACCACATGGCTATGATGGCCAGGGCCCTGAGCATTCCAGTGCACGTTTGGAACGTTTCCTGCAG ATGAGTGATGATAACCCCTTTGTCATCCCGGATATGGAGCCTACATTAAGGAAGCAGATCCAGGAATGTAACTGGCAGGTGGTGAATGTGACAACTCCTGCAAATTATTTCCATGTTCTCAGGCGTCAG ATTCACAGAGATTTCCGTAAACCTCTCATTGTAATGTCCCCAAAGAACTTGCTTCGTCACAAGGACTGCAAGTCAAACCTATCTGAGTTTGATGATGTCCAAGGCCACCCAGGTTTTGACAAACAAGGTACCAGGTTTAAGCGCTTAATAAAAGATCAGAACGACCACTCAGATCTTGAAGAGGGTATCAGACGCCTGGTCCTTTGCTCCGGAAAG GTCTACTATGAGCTTGATGAGGAGAGAAAGAAAGTTGAGGGGAAAGACGTTGCAATCTGTCGGGTGGAACAACTTTGTCCTTTCCCATATGACCTCGTTCAACGTGAATTGAAGCGATATTCAA ATGCGGAGATTGTTTGGTGCCAAGAAGAGCCAATGAACATGGGTGCATACTCGTACATTGCACCACGTCTTTCTACTGCGATGAAAGCACTGGGCAGAGGTACCATAGATGACATAAAATATGTCGGTCGTGCTCCTTCTGCTGCCACAGCTACTGGTTTCTATCAGGTTCATGTGAAAGAACAGACTGGGCTTGTCCAGAAA GCGTTGCAACAGGATCCAATTAATTCCCCATTCTGA
- the LOC132615740 gene encoding uncharacterized protein LOC132615740 isoform X1: MAWFRAGSSVAKLAIRRAVSQSGSYVPRTRILPSQSRYFHTTVYRPKAQTAPVPRPVPLSKLTDSFLDGTSSVYLEELQRTWEQDPNSVDESWDNFFRNFAGLAATSPGISGQTIQESMNLLLLVRAYQVNGHMKAKLDPLGLEEREIPDVLDPASYGFTEADLDREFFLGVWRMAGFLSENRPVQTLSAILTRLEQAYCGSIGFEYMHISDRDKCNWLRERIETPTPREYNRERREVILDRLMWSTQFENFLATKWVAAKRFGLEGCETLIPGMKEMFDRSADMGVESIVIGMPHRGRLNVLGNVVRKPLRQIFSEFSGGTKPVDGAGYVGTGDVKYHLGTSYDRPTRGGKRIHLSLVANPSHLEAVDPVVVGKTRAKQYYSNDVDRTKNMGVLLHGDGSFAGQGVVYETLHLSALPNYTTGGTIHIVVNNQVAFTTDPKAGRSSQYCTDVAKALSAPIFHVNGDDVEGVVHACELAAEWRQTFHSDVVVDIVCYRRFGHNEIDEPSFTQPKMYQVIRSHPSALEIYQNKLLQYGQVTKDDVEKIQDKINTILNEEFVASKDYVPQKRDWLSAFWSGFKSPAQLSRVRNTGVKPEILKDVGKAITTLPEDFKPHRAVKRIFDDRKKMIETGEGVDWAVGEALAFATLLVEGNHVRLSGQDVERGTFSHRHSVIHDQETGARYCPLDHVMMNQNEEMFTVSNSSLSEFGVLGFELGYSMENPNSLVLWEAQFGDFANGAQVIFDQFLSSGEAKWLRQSGLVVLLPHGYDGQGPEHSSARLERFLQMSDDNPFVIPDMEPTLRKQIQECNWQVVNVTTPANYFHVLRRQIHRDFRKPLIVMSPKNLLRHKDCKSNLSEFDDVQGHPGFDKQGTRFKRLIKDQNDHSDLEEGIRRLVLCSGKVYYELDEERKKVEGKDVAICRVEQLCPFPYDLVQRELKRYSNAEIVWCQEEPMNMGAYSYIAPRLSTAMKALGRGTIDDIKYVGRAPSAATATGFYQVHVKEQTGLVQKALQQDPINSPCVATGSN, translated from the exons ATGGCATGGTTTAGAGCTGGATCTAGTGTGGCAAAGCTTGCCATTAGAAGGGCTGTGTCTCAGAGTGGTTCTTACGTGCCAAGAACTCGCATTCTTCCATCACAAAGTAGATATTTTCATACCACAGTTTACCGGCCAAAGGCGCAAACTGCACCAGTCCCAAGGCCTGTACCACTTTCTAAATTGACTGATAGCTTCTTAGATGGTACTAGCAGTGTCTACCTTGAAGAGCTTCAGCGGACTTGGGAGCAAGATCCTAATAGTGTAGATGAATCATGGGACAACTTTTTCAGGAATTTTGCTGGCCTAGCTGCCACATCGCCTGGGATTTCTGGCCAAACAATTCAAGAAAGCATGAATCTTCTGTTGCTTGTGAGAGCTTATCAGGTTAATGGTCATATGAAAGCCAAATTGGACCCATTGGGTTTGGAGGAGAGGGAAATCCCAGATGTTTTGGATCCAGCATCATATGGGTTCACTGAAGCTGATCTGGACCGAGAGTTCTTCCTTGGTGTTTGGAGGATGGCTGGTTTCTTGTCTGAGAATCGCCCAGTGCAAACCTTGAGCGCGATATTGACAAGGCTTGAGCAGGCTTATTGTGGCAGCATTGGTTTTGAGTACATGCACATTTCTGATCGTGATAAATGTAATTGGTTGAGAGAACGAATTGAGACTCCTACACCGAGGGAATACAACCGCGAACGACGTGAAGTTATTCTTGACCGGTTGATGTGGAGTACTCAGTTTGAAAACTTTTTGGCCACCAAGTGGGTGGCAGCCAAGAGATTTGGACTTGAAGGTTGTGAGACCTTGATTCCTGGCATGAAGGAGATGTTTGACAGATCAGCAGATATGGGAGTTGAGAGCATAGTAATTGGGATGCCGCATAGAGGTAGATTAAATGTTTTAGGCAATGTTGTCCGAAAGCCACTAAGGCAAATTTTCAGTGAGTTCAGCGGTGGTACAAAACCTGTGGACGGAGCTGGTTATGTGGGAACTGGTGATGTCAAGTATCACTTGGGAACTTCTTATGATCGACCTACTAGGGGTGGTAAGAGAATTCATCTATCATTGGTTGCAAATCCAAGCCACTTGGAAGCTGTGGACCCAGTCGTTGTTGGAAAAACTAGAGCAAAGCAATATTATTCTAATGATGTGGATAGAACAAAGAACATGGGTGTTTTGCTCCATGGTGATGGTAGCTTTGCTGGACAAGGTGTTGTTTATGAGACATTGCATTTAAGTGCTCTTCCAAATTACACAACTGGTGGGACCATTCACATTGTAGTGAATAATCAAGTGGCCTTTACTACTGATCCAAAGGCTGGAAGATCTTCTCAATACTGCACTGATGTTGCTAAGGCTTTGAGTGCTCCAATTTTCCATGTCAATGGCGATGATGTCGAGGGTGTTGTTCATGCCTGTGAACTTGCTGCAGAATGGCGCCAGACGTTCCACTCAGATGTTGTGGTTGATATTGTCTGTTATCGTCGATTTGGTCACAATGAGATTGATGAACCATCCTTCACCCAGCCCAAGATGTATCAG GTCATCAGAAGTCATCCTTCTGCATTGGAGATCTATCAAAACAAACTCCTACAATATGGTCAGGTGACAAAAGATGACGTGGAAAAGATACAGGATAAGATCAATACGATCCTTAATGAGGAGTTCGTTGCTAGTAAAGACTATGTCCCTCAAAAAAGAGATTGGCTTTCAGCTTTTTGGTCTGGATTTAAGTCACCTGCACAGCTTTCACGTGTCCGAAACACTGG TGTCAAGCCTGAGATCTTGAAGGATGTTGGGAAAGCAATCACAACCCTTCCAGAGGATTTTAAGCCTCACAGAGCAGTAAAAAGGATTTTTGATGACCGTAAAAAAATGATTGAGACAGGGGAGGGCGTTGACTGGGCAGTGGGAGAGGCTCTTGCTTTTGCAACATTGCTTGTGGAAGGAAATCATGTTAGGTTGAGTGGTCAGGATGTTGAGAGGGGTACTTTCAGTCACAGACATTCTGTTATTCATGATCAGGAGACCGGGGCAAGGTACTGTCCTCTTGATCATGTTATGATGAACCAAAATGAAGAGATGTTCACAGTGAGCAACAG TTCTCTTTCAGAGTTCGGTGTTCTGGGATTTGAACTGGGTTATTCTATGGAAAATCCAAATTCTTTGGTTCTTTGGGAAGCCCAATTTGGTGATTTTGCCAACGGGGCTCAAGTAATATTTGACCAGTTCTTGAGCAGTGGAGAGGCCAAGTGGTTGCGCCAGAGTGGGTTGGTTGTGCTCCTACCACATGGCTATGATGGCCAGGGCCCTGAGCATTCCAGTGCACGTTTGGAACGTTTCCTGCAG ATGAGTGATGATAACCCCTTTGTCATCCCGGATATGGAGCCTACATTAAGGAAGCAGATCCAGGAATGTAACTGGCAGGTGGTGAATGTGACAACTCCTGCAAATTATTTCCATGTTCTCAGGCGTCAG ATTCACAGAGATTTCCGTAAACCTCTCATTGTAATGTCCCCAAAGAACTTGCTTCGTCACAAGGACTGCAAGTCAAACCTATCTGAGTTTGATGATGTCCAAGGCCACCCAGGTTTTGACAAACAAGGTACCAGGTTTAAGCGCTTAATAAAAGATCAGAACGACCACTCAGATCTTGAAGAGGGTATCAGACGCCTGGTCCTTTGCTCCGGAAAG GTCTACTATGAGCTTGATGAGGAGAGAAAGAAAGTTGAGGGGAAAGACGTTGCAATCTGTCGGGTGGAACAACTTTGTCCTTTCCCATATGACCTCGTTCAACGTGAATTGAAGCGATATTCAA ATGCGGAGATTGTTTGGTGCCAAGAAGAGCCAATGAACATGGGTGCATACTCGTACATTGCACCACGTCTTTCTACTGCGATGAAAGCACTGGGCAGAGGTACCATAGATGACATAAAATATGTCGGTCGTGCTCCTTCTGCTGCCACAGCTACTGGTTTCTATCAGGTTCATGTGAAAGAACAGACTGGGCTTGTCCAGAAAGCGTTGCAACAGGATCCAATTAATTCCCCATGCGTTGCAACAGGATCCAATTAA